One Trichormus variabilis 0441 genomic window, CTCTCCACAATACGTCCTGCAAACAAATTTATTAGGAACTATTAATGTTCTGGAACTAGCTAGACAAATCGATGCTCGTTTGCTTTTTCTCTCTACTAGTCGTGTTTATCCGATTGAAACACTGAAGTCCATTAATCTGATAGAATCACCAACCCGATTGACTATTGCTCCTGAGCAAACAATTTCCGGAGTATCTAATCTTGGTATTGCCGAAGACTTTCCTCTTCAAAGCTACCGTTCTCTATATGGTACTACTAAACTTGCATCAGAGATGCTAATTGAAGAGTATCGACAAGCTTACGGTATTCAAGCAATAGTTAATCGTTGTGGCGTAATTACAGGGCCTTGGCAAATGGGTAAAGTTGACCAAGGTGTTTTTGTTTTATGGTTAGCTGCACACTATTTTGAGAAATCTTTAAGTTATATCGGCTACGGTGGTACAGGTAAACAAGTGAGAGATTTATTACATATTGAAGATTTATTAAGACTAATTAGCTACCAATTAGAACATTTTTCGGAACTAGGTGGGGATGTATTAAATGTTGGTGGAGGTGCTGATAATAGTCTATCTCTATTAGAAACTACTAAGCTCTGTGAAGCAATTACGGGTAAGTCTATTCCTATTAAATCAGAAGTCACAGCTAGACAGGGTGATATACCCATTTACATTACAGATT contains:
- a CDS encoding NAD-dependent epimerase/dehydratase family protein, which produces MAERVLILGGAGFIGSSLAISLKQQHPSWKISCFDNLRRRGSELNLTRFKKSGIEFIHGDIRSSSDLEPGMFNIDTIIDCSAEPSVLAGFSSPQYVLQTNLLGTINVLELARQIDARLLFLSTSRVYPIETLKSINLIESPTRLTIAPEQTISGVSNLGIAEDFPLQSYRSLYGTTKLASEMLIEEYRQAYGIQAIVNRCGVITGPWQMGKVDQGVFVLWLAAHYFEKSLSYIGYGGTGKQVRDLLHIEDLLRLISYQLEHFSELGGDVLNVGGGADNSLSLLETTKLCEAITGKSIPIKSEVTARQGDIPIYITDSSKIISKTGWKPTMNPEQTLRDIYSWILEYEEFLQPILS